A single genomic interval of Saccharospirillum mangrovi harbors:
- a CDS encoding DUF2306 domain-containing protein, protein MKRAWCWIAAAWLLALVPSLAGAVRLLQWSAIVPQPLPVAAGSPLAVALVLHVTAVICFGWLAPLQLSPLSRAHQARWHWRLGMSVWFSGVVAAFSGLMLSQFYPHGPYDGAALLMLRWLAGSWMLWSLMLGLTRIRQRRFSQHSAWMIRAYAVGMGAGTQVLTHLPLLIWPELAGELARTLCMGAGWLINVVIAEAVIGGWVRRPRLHPISASSFRP, encoded by the coding sequence ATGAAACGCGCCTGGTGTTGGATCGCCGCCGCCTGGTTGCTGGCGCTGGTGCCCAGCCTGGCCGGTGCCGTTCGCTTGTTGCAGTGGTCCGCCATCGTGCCGCAGCCGTTGCCGGTAGCGGCCGGCTCGCCACTGGCTGTGGCACTGGTGCTGCACGTTACCGCCGTGATCTGTTTTGGCTGGCTGGCACCGTTGCAACTGTCACCATTAAGCCGCGCGCACCAGGCTCGCTGGCACTGGCGACTGGGTATGAGCGTCTGGTTCAGCGGCGTCGTTGCCGCCTTCTCCGGCCTGATGTTGAGCCAGTTCTATCCGCACGGACCATACGATGGCGCGGCGCTGCTGATGCTGCGTTGGCTGGCTGGAAGCTGGATGTTGTGGTCGCTGATGTTGGGGCTGACCAGAATTCGGCAGCGCCGGTTTTCCCAACACAGTGCCTGGATGATTCGCGCTTATGCGGTGGGGATGGGCGCCGGCACGCAAGTGCTGACGCATCTGCCGTTGTTGATTTGGCCTGAACTGGCCGGTGAACTTGCCCGCACCCTGTGCATGGGCGCGGGCTGGTTAATCAATGTTGTAATCGCTGAAGCGGTTATTGGTGGCTGGGTTCGTCGCCCCAGACTTCACCCAATATCCGCATCCAGTTTTCGCCCATGA
- a CDS encoding dipeptidase: MTAANLHQDSIIIDGLIIAKWGRELFEDMRKGQLTAANCTVSVWEDFQDTVDNIVQVNRLIEANSDLVMKVETTADILKAKELGKTGIIFGFQNAHAFEDQLGYVQIFKDLGVGVVQMCYNTQNLIGTGCYERDGGLSGFGHEVVAEMNRVGIMCDLSHVGSKTSEEVILASKKPVCYSHCLPSGLKEHPRNKSDEELKFIADHGGFVGVTMFTPFLAKGPDATIDDYVEAIAYILDIVGEDQIGIGTDFTQGQDKAFFDYLVHDKGYARELTQFGKIVNPEGIRTVGEFPNLTEALLRNGFSERLTQKIMGENWMRILGEVWGDEPSHQ, from the coding sequence ATGACCGCCGCCAACCTGCACCAGGATTCCATCATCATCGATGGTCTGATCATCGCCAAATGGGGCCGTGAGCTGTTTGAAGACATGCGCAAAGGCCAACTCACTGCGGCCAATTGCACGGTCTCAGTCTGGGAAGATTTTCAGGATACGGTCGATAACATCGTCCAGGTGAACCGCCTGATCGAAGCCAACAGCGACTTGGTGATGAAGGTTGAAACCACGGCCGATATTTTGAAAGCCAAAGAACTGGGCAAAACCGGCATCATCTTCGGCTTCCAAAACGCTCACGCTTTTGAAGACCAACTCGGTTATGTGCAGATCTTCAAAGACCTCGGCGTTGGCGTGGTGCAGATGTGCTACAACACCCAGAACCTGATCGGCACTGGTTGTTACGAACGCGATGGCGGGCTGTCTGGTTTTGGTCACGAAGTGGTCGCCGAAATGAACCGCGTCGGCATCATGTGTGACCTGTCACACGTCGGCAGCAAAACCTCCGAAGAAGTGATCTTGGCGTCGAAAAAACCGGTCTGTTATTCGCACTGTTTGCCGTCCGGTTTGAAAGAACATCCGCGTAATAAATCCGACGAAGAATTGAAGTTTATTGCCGACCACGGCGGCTTTGTTGGCGTTACCATGTTCACGCCGTTTTTGGCGAAGGGGCCGGATGCGACCATCGACGATTACGTCGAAGCCATCGCCTACATTCTCGACATCGTTGGCGAAGACCAGATCGGTATCGGCACCGATTTCACCCAAGGCCAGGACAAAGCCTTCTTCGATTATCTGGTGCACGACAAAGGCTACGCCCGCGAACTCACCCAGTTCGGAAAAATCGTCAACCCCGAAGGCATTCGCACCGTCGGTGAATTTCCCAACCTGACCGAAGCGCTGTTGCGCAACGGTTTCTCCGAACGCCTGACGCAGAAAATCATGGGCGAAAACTGGATGCGGATATTGGGTGAAGTCTGGGGCGACGAACCCAGCCACCAATAA
- a CDS encoding GlxA family transcriptional regulator yields MSANAAFPSDVINAAPYRVGFLLLDNFTMVALASAIDPLRMANQLTGRELYTWRLMSADGAIVKASDGIAIAPDGSIADRDVFDIVIVVGGVDITRSYTPAQISWLQSQANKKVLMGAVCTGAYVLAAAGLLDGYNCSAHWECLAALQERFPRVNCTNHLYTLDRNRMTCTGGGVPMDMMLSMITRQHGKALTSAICDMFLCDRVRSDNEQQRAPLRRLLTSAQPKLAEVTELMESNIEEPIELEELASYVGISRRQLERLFLKHLNCTPSRYYLKLRLDRARQLLKQTSCSIIEVAAMCGFVSAPHFSRCYRKYIGISPKEERLAIWAIGPLDSVSAEGALAELPSASVSALRLAQAEPTYGAVNFVASPLKTPAPALAVSG; encoded by the coding sequence GTGAGTGCAAACGCTGCGTTTCCCAGTGATGTCATCAATGCCGCTCCTTATCGCGTCGGCTTTTTGCTGCTCGATAACTTCACCATGGTGGCGTTGGCATCGGCCATCGATCCATTGCGCATGGCCAACCAATTGACCGGCCGCGAACTTTACACCTGGCGGTTGATGTCGGCGGACGGCGCCATCGTCAAAGCCAGTGACGGCATCGCCATCGCACCGGATGGCTCCATCGCCGATCGGGATGTGTTCGACATTGTTATTGTCGTCGGCGGTGTCGACATCACCCGTTCCTACACCCCGGCGCAAATCAGTTGGCTGCAATCCCAGGCCAACAAAAAAGTGCTGATGGGTGCGGTCTGCACCGGCGCCTATGTACTGGCCGCCGCCGGTCTGCTCGATGGCTACAACTGCAGCGCTCACTGGGAATGCCTGGCCGCGTTGCAGGAACGCTTCCCGCGCGTGAACTGCACCAACCACCTTTATACGCTCGATCGCAACCGCATGACCTGCACCGGCGGTGGCGTACCGATGGACATGATGCTGTCGATGATCACCCGCCAGCATGGCAAGGCGTTGACCTCTGCCATCTGCGACATGTTCCTGTGCGACCGGGTACGCTCGGACAACGAACAGCAACGCGCGCCACTGCGTCGTCTGCTGACCAGCGCCCAACCCAAGCTGGCAGAAGTGACCGAGTTGATGGAATCGAACATCGAAGAACCGATTGAGCTGGAAGAACTCGCCAGCTACGTCGGCATTTCCCGCCGGCAGTTGGAGCGGTTGTTCCTGAAACACCTGAACTGCACGCCGTCGCGTTATTACCTGAAGCTGCGTCTGGATCGGGCGCGTCAACTGCTCAAGCAAACCAGTTGCTCAATCATCGAAGTGGCTGCCATGTGCGGCTTCGTATCCGCGCCGCATTTCAGCCGTTGCTATCGCAAATACATCGGTATTTCGCCGAAAGAAGAACGCTTGGCGATCTGGGCCATTGGTCCTTTGGACTCGGTGTCGGCTGAAGGCGCCTTGGCTGAACTGCCCAGCGCCTCGGTCAGTGCACTGCGGCTGGCGCAAGCCGAGCCAACATACGGCGCGGTTAACTTTGTGGCCAGCCCGTTAAAAACACCGGCACCCGCATTGGCTGTTTCTGGCTGA
- a CDS encoding hybrid-cluster NAD(P)-dependent oxidoreductase has translation MTSITESTESALAPFNPLNTRVWANGRHQVRCVRVISETRDVKTFCFNAEQPVMFFFKPGQFVTLELEIDGEQVMRSYTISSSPSVPYSFSITVKRVPGGRVSNWLHDNLKEQDELAVHGPVGNFNCIDNPAEKVLLLSGGVGITPLMSMARWYFDTNADVDMAFVHSARTPADVIFQRELEHMCSRVKSFELSVICERTEIGQAWNGYRGYLDLAKLQMIAPDFMNRRIFCCGPTPYMRTIKALLEENGFDMERYHQESFGATPEAVTEEALEQAEIASKEAEEIKDGDMFTVEFTESGMSVQVPPGEMVHVAASRLGINIPKGCGVGICGTCKVMKKSGEVAIQHNGGITDDDLAEGYILSCCSTPLSDVVIEY, from the coding sequence ATGACCAGTATTACCGAAAGCACCGAATCGGCGTTGGCGCCGTTCAACCCGCTCAATACCCGGGTGTGGGCCAATGGCCGCCATCAGGTGCGCTGTGTGCGGGTGATCAGCGAAACCCGCGATGTGAAAACCTTCTGTTTCAATGCCGAACAGCCGGTGATGTTCTTCTTCAAGCCCGGCCAGTTTGTCACGCTGGAGCTGGAGATCGACGGCGAACAGGTGATGCGGTCTTACACCATTTCCAGCTCGCCCTCGGTGCCGTACAGCTTTTCCATCACCGTTAAACGGGTGCCGGGCGGCCGGGTCTCGAACTGGTTGCACGACAATCTGAAAGAGCAGGACGAACTGGCGGTGCACGGTCCGGTCGGCAACTTCAACTGCATCGATAACCCGGCCGAAAAAGTGCTGTTGTTGTCGGGCGGTGTTGGCATCACACCGCTGATGTCGATGGCGCGCTGGTACTTCGACACCAACGCCGATGTCGATATGGCCTTTGTGCACAGCGCCCGCACGCCGGCCGATGTCATCTTCCAGCGCGAACTCGAACACATGTGTTCCCGCGTTAAAAGTTTCGAGTTGTCGGTGATCTGTGAGCGCACGGAAATCGGCCAGGCCTGGAACGGTTACCGCGGCTATTTGGATCTCGCCAAGCTGCAAATGATTGCGCCGGATTTTATGAACCGTCGCATTTTTTGCTGTGGCCCGACGCCTTACATGCGCACCATAAAAGCGCTTCTGGAAGAAAACGGCTTCGATATGGAGCGTTACCACCAGGAATCGTTCGGCGCCACGCCGGAAGCGGTAACCGAGGAAGCGCTCGAACAGGCCGAAATTGCCAGCAAGGAAGCCGAAGAAATCAAAGACGGCGATATGTTCACCGTCGAGTTCACCGAGTCTGGCATGAGCGTTCAGGTGCCGCCGGGCGAGATGGTGCATGTGGCCGCCAGCCGGCTGGGCATTAACATTCCCAAGGGCTGCGGCGTCGGCATCTGCGGTACCTGCAAGGTGATGAAGAAGTCCGGCGAAGTCGCCATTCAACACAACGGCGGCATCACCGACGACGACCTGGCCGAGGGTTATATCCTGTCGTGTTGCAGTACGCCCTTGTCGGATGTCGTCATCGAATACTAG
- a CDS encoding aromatic ring-hydroxylating oxygenase subunit alpha, translating to MTETDLLNLTYSNITDARQDMSRLLQERSRHLSLPRSLYNDPLLFRVDMEEVFMKEWLFVGMTCEVPAAGNYITVDIGQNPVLIVRDRDGEVRAFHNVCRHRGSRVCTGAKGKVANITCPYHQWTYDLKGNLIFAGSDMGDDFDKSQFSLKPAHCKTAGGFIYVSLAEGEPPAIDDYLATLATYMEPYDMENAKVAAEVTLEENANWKLVIENNRECYHCSGSHPELLRTLLEWDDTNDPRATPEFLALCESQSAKWDAEGIPHKHAEFGLRNRLVRMPLKEGTAVMTMDGKPACKLNMGRIQNQELGSLRILHLPNSWNHMQSDHAIVFQVIPVSAQKTLVTTKWLVHKDAVEGQDYDVEKLRYVWDQTNKQDRTLAEQNQRGINSLAYQPGPYSKTYEFGVINFLDWYSDAVLKNLPGTAQ from the coding sequence ATGACCGAAACCGATTTACTCAATCTGACCTACTCAAACATCACCGACGCCCGCCAGGATATGAGTCGGTTGTTGCAGGAGCGTTCACGCCATCTGTCGTTGCCGCGGTCGTTGTACAACGACCCGCTGCTGTTCCGCGTCGACATGGAAGAAGTCTTTATGAAGGAATGGCTGTTCGTCGGCATGACCTGCGAAGTGCCGGCGGCGGGCAATTACATAACGGTCGATATCGGTCAGAACCCGGTGTTGATTGTGCGCGACCGCGACGGCGAAGTACGCGCCTTCCACAACGTCTGCCGCCACCGCGGTTCACGCGTCTGCACTGGCGCCAAAGGCAAGGTCGCCAATATCACCTGCCCGTACCACCAATGGACCTACGACCTAAAAGGCAACCTGATTTTTGCCGGCTCCGACATGGGCGACGATTTCGACAAGAGCCAGTTCAGCCTGAAACCGGCGCACTGCAAAACCGCCGGCGGCTTTATTTATGTCAGTCTGGCCGAAGGCGAACCGCCAGCGATTGACGATTACCTGGCAACGCTGGCGACCTACATGGAGCCGTACGACATGGAAAACGCCAAGGTCGCTGCGGAAGTCACCTTGGAAGAAAACGCCAACTGGAAACTGGTGATCGAAAACAACCGCGAGTGCTACCACTGCTCCGGTTCACACCCGGAATTGCTGCGCACTTTGCTGGAGTGGGACGACACCAACGACCCGCGCGCCACCCCGGAATTTCTGGCGCTGTGCGAAAGCCAGTCGGCCAAATGGGACGCCGAAGGCATTCCGCACAAGCACGCCGAATTCGGTTTGCGCAATCGTCTGGTACGCATGCCATTAAAAGAAGGCACCGCAGTAATGACGATGGACGGCAAACCGGCCTGCAAACTGAACATGGGCCGCATCCAGAATCAGGAACTCGGCTCGCTGCGCATTTTGCATTTGCCCAATTCCTGGAACCACATGCAGAGCGACCACGCCATCGTCTTTCAGGTGATTCCGGTATCGGCGCAGAAAACGTTGGTCACCACCAAATGGCTGGTGCACAAAGACGCCGTTGAAGGCCAGGATTACGATGTGGAAAAACTGCGCTACGTTTGGGACCAGACCAACAAGCAGGACCGCACCCTGGCCGAACAAAACCAGCGCGGCATTAATTCGCTGGCGTATCAGCCGGGTCCGTATTCGAAAACCTACGAATTCGGCGTCATTAATTTTCTCGACTGGTACAGCGATGCCGTGCTGAAAAATTTGCCGGGCACCGCGCAATAA
- the glyA gene encoding serine hydroxymethyltransferase — protein sequence MFSRTRTLADFDAALWHAIEAETQRQEDHLELIASENYTSPLVMEAQGTALTNKYAEGYPGKRYYGGCEHVDVVEELAIERAKALFDADYANVQPHSGSQANAAVYMALCEPGATVLGMSLAHGGHLTHGAHVSFSGKLYNAIQYGLDESTGEIDYDAVQALANEHKPAMIVAGFSAYSRIVDWARFRQIADSVGAYLMVDMAHVAGLVAAGAYPNPIPHAHVVTTTTHKTLRGPRGGLILTKGQPELEKKLNSAVFPAGQGGPLMHVIAAKAVAFKEAAEADFRDYQHQVVRNAQAMAEVFIERGYDVVSGGTDNHLFLLSLVKQGLTGKDADAALGEAHITVNKNAVPNDPQSPFVTSGLRIGSPVITTRGLQQAEAKQVASWIADILDALQAGDATAAIAEVRTKVSQLCRDFPAYG from the coding sequence ATGTTCAGCCGCACTCGCACCCTCGCCGATTTCGACGCCGCTTTGTGGCACGCCATTGAAGCTGAAACCCAACGTCAGGAAGACCATCTGGAACTGATCGCCTCGGAAAACTACACCAGCCCGCTGGTGATGGAGGCCCAAGGCACGGCGTTGACCAACAAGTACGCCGAAGGCTATCCCGGCAAGCGTTATTACGGCGGCTGCGAACACGTCGATGTGGTGGAAGAACTCGCTATCGAACGCGCCAAAGCCCTGTTCGATGCCGACTACGCCAACGTCCAACCGCACTCCGGTTCGCAAGCCAACGCCGCTGTGTATATGGCACTGTGCGAACCCGGTGCCACGGTGCTCGGCATGAGCCTGGCGCACGGCGGCCATTTAACCCACGGTGCCCACGTCAGCTTTTCCGGCAAGCTGTACAACGCCATCCAATATGGCTTGGACGAATCGACCGGCGAGATTGATTACGACGCCGTTCAGGCGCTGGCAAACGAACACAAACCAGCGATGATCGTCGCCGGTTTTTCCGCCTATTCACGCATCGTAGACTGGGCCCGTTTTCGGCAAATTGCCGATTCGGTTGGCGCTTATTTGATGGTCGATATGGCGCACGTCGCCGGTCTGGTTGCGGCCGGCGCCTACCCCAACCCGATCCCGCACGCGCACGTGGTAACCACCACAACGCACAAAACACTGCGCGGTCCACGCGGTGGTTTGATCCTCACCAAAGGCCAGCCGGAACTGGAGAAAAAACTGAACTCCGCTGTTTTCCCCGCCGGCCAGGGCGGCCCCTTGATGCACGTTATCGCCGCCAAAGCCGTAGCCTTTAAAGAAGCCGCCGAAGCCGACTTCCGCGATTACCAACATCAGGTGGTGCGCAACGCCCAGGCCATGGCCGAGGTGTTTATCGAGCGCGGCTACGATGTGGTGTCCGGCGGCACCGACAACCATCTGTTTCTGCTCAGTCTGGTCAAACAGGGTTTAACCGGCAAAGACGCCGACGCCGCTCTGGGCGAAGCGCACATCACGGTGAACAAAAACGCCGTGCCGAACGATCCGCAATCGCCGTTTGTGACGTCCGGTTTGCGCATCGGTTCGCCGGTCATCACCACGCGCGGTTTGCAGCAGGCCGAAGCCAAACAGGTCGCCAGCTGGATTGCCGATATTCTGGACGCGTTGCAAGCGGGCGATGCCACAGCGGCCATCGCTGAGGTACGCACAAAAGTCAGCCAGCTGTGTCGCGACTTCCCGGCATACGGCTGA
- a CDS encoding L-serine ammonia-lyase produces the protein MAISLFDMLKIGIGPSSSHTVGPMAAAYRFVQGLIADAQLTAVQRIDIQLYGSLGATGKGHGTGPAVLMGLEGHQPDQIDPAIVLPRTDAIREQGQLLLNGEHSIAFNERADLTYHKKESLPFHPNGMTFFAFDANGGIVRERTYYSVGGGFVVDESAAGADRIVEDKTPLPYPFKTGDDLLKQCQANQLSIAELMLANEQAWRSETDVRDGILHIWQVMQECVQNGIHNEGVLPGGLKVKRRAAALYASLTAHDRLDLISPSLSALDWVNLYALAVNEENAAGGRMVTAPTNGAAGIIPAVLHYYWHWCPNADEDGVIRFLLTAAAIGILFKENASISGAEVGCQGEVGSACAMAAAGLAAATGATPEQVENAAEIGMEHHLGLTCDPIGGLVQVPCIERNAIGAVKAINAAVMAMRGNGEHFVSLDKVIRTMRDTGRDMLDKYKETSRGGLAVNVIEC, from the coding sequence ATGGCGATCAGCCTGTTCGACATGTTGAAAATCGGCATCGGCCCGTCCAGCTCTCACACCGTTGGACCGATGGCGGCGGCCTATCGTTTTGTGCAAGGGTTAATCGCCGATGCGCAACTGACCGCCGTGCAGCGCATCGACATTCAGCTCTACGGGTCACTCGGCGCCACCGGCAAAGGCCACGGCACCGGACCGGCAGTATTGATGGGATTGGAAGGCCATCAGCCGGACCAGATTGACCCGGCCATTGTGTTGCCACGCACCGACGCCATTCGCGAACAAGGCCAGTTGCTACTGAACGGCGAGCACAGCATTGCCTTCAACGAACGCGCCGACCTGACCTATCACAAAAAAGAATCGCTGCCGTTTCACCCCAACGGCATGACGTTTTTTGCCTTCGATGCCAACGGCGGCATCGTGCGAGAACGCACCTATTATTCCGTTGGCGGCGGCTTTGTAGTCGATGAATCGGCCGCCGGTGCCGACCGCATTGTCGAAGACAAAACGCCACTGCCCTACCCGTTCAAAACCGGTGACGATTTGCTCAAACAATGCCAGGCCAACCAACTCAGCATCGCCGAACTCATGCTCGCCAACGAACAGGCCTGGCGCAGCGAAACCGACGTGCGCGACGGCATTCTGCACATCTGGCAGGTGATGCAGGAATGTGTGCAAAACGGCATTCACAACGAGGGCGTTCTGCCCGGCGGATTGAAAGTAAAACGTCGTGCGGCGGCCTTATATGCTTCGCTTACCGCGCACGACCGGCTCGATCTGATTTCGCCGTCATTAAGCGCGCTCGACTGGGTAAACCTGTACGCGCTGGCGGTGAACGAAGAAAACGCCGCCGGCGGTCGCATGGTCACCGCGCCCACCAACGGCGCGGCGGGCATCATTCCAGCGGTGCTGCATTATTACTGGCACTGGTGCCCGAACGCCGACGAAGACGGCGTGATTCGCTTTCTGCTCACCGCCGCCGCCATTGGCATTCTGTTTAAAGAAAACGCCTCGATTTCCGGCGCCGAAGTCGGTTGCCAGGGCGAAGTCGGTTCCGCCTGTGCGATGGCGGCGGCCGGTTTGGCAGCCGCGACCGGCGCGACGCCAGAGCAAGTCGAAAACGCCGCCGAGATCGGCATGGAACATCACCTGGGTCTGACCTGCGATCCGATCGGCGGCTTGGTGCAAGTGCCCTGCATCGAACGCAACGCCATCGGCGCGGTGAAAGCGATTAACGCGGCGGTAATGGCGATGCGCGGCAACGGCGAGCATTTCGTCTCGCTCGACAAAGTGATCCGCACCATGCGCGACACCGGCCGCGACATGCTCGACAAATACAAGGAAACCTCGCGCGGTGGCCTGGCGGTAAACGTCATCGAATGTTGA
- a CDS encoding sarcosine oxidase subunit beta family protein: MQKYSGFGLLKHALSHHENWQRVWRNPEPKKHYDVIIVGGGGHGLATAYYLAKVHNITNVAVIEKGYLGGGNTARNTTIVRSNYLWDEAAWLYEHAMKLWEGLAQDLNYNLMFSQRGVLNLGHTLQDMRDIERRVNANRLNGIDGVVLDTAGVQKLVPMMNCSSHTRYPILGASWQPRGGVARHDAVAWGFARAADALGVDLIQQCEVDGIVQQNGNAVGVHTKQYGEIRADRIGCVVAGNSGVVAKMAGFNLPVESHPLQALVSEPIRPILDTVVMSNQVHGYISQSDKGDLVIGAGIDGYNGYGQRGSYPTIEHTLQAIVELFPMFSRVRMNRQWGGIVDTTPDACPIISDTPVGNLFFNCGWGTGGFKATPGSGHVFAETLAQGEASKLAKPFSMFRFHSGALVDEHGAAGVAH, encoded by the coding sequence ATGCAGAAGTATTCCGGCTTCGGATTGCTCAAACACGCGCTCAGCCACCACGAAAACTGGCAGCGGGTGTGGCGTAATCCTGAACCGAAAAAACATTACGACGTCATCATCGTTGGTGGCGGCGGCCACGGTTTGGCGACCGCTTATTACCTGGCGAAAGTGCACAACATCACCAACGTCGCCGTGATCGAAAAAGGCTACCTCGGCGGCGGCAACACAGCGCGCAACACCACCATCGTGCGCTCGAATTATTTATGGGACGAAGCCGCCTGGCTGTACGAACACGCGATGAAACTCTGGGAAGGTCTGGCGCAGGATCTGAACTACAACCTGATGTTTTCGCAGCGTGGCGTATTGAATTTAGGCCACACCCTGCAAGACATGCGCGACATCGAACGGCGCGTCAACGCCAACCGTCTGAACGGCATCGACGGCGTGGTGCTCGACACCGCTGGCGTACAAAAACTCGTGCCGATGATGAATTGCTCCAGCCATACCCGCTATCCGATTCTCGGCGCTTCCTGGCAACCGCGCGGTGGCGTAGCGCGTCACGATGCCGTGGCCTGGGGCTTTGCCCGCGCCGCCGATGCGCTGGGTGTCGATCTGATTCAGCAATGCGAAGTCGATGGCATCGTGCAGCAAAACGGCAACGCCGTGGGCGTGCACACCAAACAATACGGTGAGATTCGCGCCGACCGCATCGGTTGTGTGGTCGCCGGGAATTCCGGCGTGGTCGCCAAGATGGCTGGCTTCAATTTGCCGGTGGAATCGCATCCGTTGCAGGCACTGGTGTCCGAACCGATCCGACCGATTCTCGACACCGTGGTGATGTCGAATCAGGTGCACGGCTATATCTCACAATCGGACAAGGGCGATCTGGTGATCGGCGCTGGCATCGACGGTTACAACGGCTACGGCCAACGCGGTTCCTACCCGACCATCGAACACACGCTGCAAGCCATCGTCGAACTGTTCCCCATGTTCAGCCGGGTGCGCATGAACCGTCAGTGGGGCGGCATTGTCGACACCACGCCCGACGCCTGCCCGATCATTTCCGACACGCCGGTGGGCAATCTGTTTTTCAACTGCGGTTGGGGCACTGGCGGTTTCAAAGCCACGCCCGGTTCCGGCCATGTGTTCGCTGAAACTCTGGCCCAAGGCGAAGCCAGCAAACTGGCGAAACCCTTTTCCATGTTCCGCTTTCACAGCGGCGCGCTGGTCGACGAACACGGCGCCGCTGGCGTTGCCCACTGA
- a CDS encoding sarcosine oxidase subunit delta yields the protein MFYIHCPYCDEHREEEEFHAKGQAHIARPLDPDNCSDEEWGNFMYFRDNPRGLHHELWVHAAGCRKFFNVTRDTQSYVILETYRLGEQPSVTAQP from the coding sequence ATGTTTTATATCCACTGCCCTTACTGCGACGAGCATCGCGAAGAGGAAGAATTTCACGCCAAAGGTCAGGCGCACATTGCCCGGCCGCTGGACCCGGACAATTGCAGTGACGAAGAATGGGGCAATTTCATGTATTTCCGCGACAACCCGCGCGGCCTTCATCACGAACTCTGGGTGCACGCCGCCGGTTGCCGGAAATTTTTCAACGTCACCCGCGATACCCAAAGCTACGTCATCCTCGAAACCTATCGCCTGGGTGAACAACCCAGCGTGACAGCCCAGCCGTGA